Proteins from a genomic interval of Chionomys nivalis chromosome 7, mChiNiv1.1, whole genome shotgun sequence:
- the Prss38 gene encoding serine protease 38 produces MAAPASDLGPLGYLLLLLLVTPIWVASVSHRHPKSQANSLSSDVACGQSVLEGKILGGMPSPFQKWPWLVSLHYAGFHICGGSILNAYWVLTAAHCFAREKKIESFDVYVGISNLDVATRHTQWFEINKVIVHPTYELFHPIGGDVALVQLKSPIIFSDSVLPVCMPPSNLNLDNAPCWAAGWGLVSQQGDTLKQLQEVQLPLIPKFQCQLLYGYVSYLLPEMLCAGDIANVKNVCEGDSGGPLVCKLNQTWLQIGIVSWGRGCSHPLYPGVYANVSFFLNWINYHVKTTPIPPRVPPSLSSSLRATLSVFVTVLASLLVW; encoded by the exons ATGGCCGCCCCCGCTTCCGACCTGGGCCCCCTGGGATACCTGCTACTACTCCTGCTGGTTACCCCAATCTGGGTCGCATCAGTCAGTCACCGACACCCTAAAAGCCAGGCAAATTCATTGAGTAGTGACGTGG CCTGTGGCCAGTCAGTTCTGGAGGGTAAGATCTTGGGAGGAATGCCATCCCCCTTTCAGAAATGGCCGTGGCTGGTCAGCCTGCATTACGCTGGCTTTCATATCTGCGGTGGCTCCATTCTCAATGCCTACTGGGTGCTGACGGCAGCACACTGCTTTGCCAG GGAGAAGAAGATCGAGAGCTTTGATGTGTATGTGGGCATCAGCAACCTCGACGTGGCCACCAGACACACCCAGTGGTTTGAGATTAACAAGGTGATCGTTCACCCCACCTACGAACTCTTTCACCCTATTGGAGGGGACGTGGCTCTCGTACAGCTGAAGAGCCCCATCATATTCTCTGACTCCGTGCTCCCCGTTTGCATGCCGCCTTCCAACCTCAACCTCGACAATGCGCCTTGCTGGGCCGCTGGATGGGGACTGGTCTCACAGCAAG GCGACACCTTGAAACAGCTACAGGAAGTCCAGTTGCCACTAATCCCCAAGTTCCAGTGCCAGCTACTCTATGGATATGTGTCTTACCTCCTGCCAGAAATGCTGTGTGCTGGGGACATCGCGAATGTGAAGAATGTGTGTGAG GGTGACTCTGGTGGTCCACTGGTATGTAAGCTGAACCAGACCTGGCTGCAGATTGGAATAGTTAGCTGGGGCCGTGGGTGCTCCCACCCCCTGTACCCAGGGGTGTATGCCAATGTCTCCTTTTTTTTGAATTGGATCAATTATCATGTGAAGACCACACCCATTCCTCCTCGGGTGCCCCCCTCGCTCTCTTCATCCCTGAGAGCCACCCTTAGCGTTTTTGTGACCGTGCTGGCGAGCCTGTTGGTGTGGTGA